A window from Drosophila miranda strain MSH22 chromosome Y unlocalized genomic scaffold, D.miranda_PacBio2.1 Contig_Y2_pilon, whole genome shotgun sequence encodes these proteins:
- the LOC117194065 gene encoding uncharacterized protein LOC117194065 produces the protein MGKHRTAQQDAIFIAFMERHPMIAKNYLKGDKLAAEAAWKRLSKELNSVGPPVKEVCEWKRVWKDWKSCIRQKINNNRLEDSNACGKGSLYQDTLPALEDAVAVICDLYDKPDRVVESRPKARPEISNRLQLQDIKTDHDEVTATDDDDEEEDDCSSRINDRHMGVKLERTSTSQTPSAKKRKLVQNDVNELEIEHESTVPMLMDIAKELRDMNRQTRLNAQRTEANTDALLALGTQISDLMQQQLKERKRLNAIMEKFVLKIETTD, from the exons AT GGGCAAACACAGAACTGCGCAGCAAGATGCCATATTCATCGCATTTATGGAGAGACACCCAATGATAGCCAAAAACTACCTCAAGGGTGATAAGCTGGCAGCTGAAGCCGCCTGGAAGCGGCTTTCAAAGGAGTTAAATAGCGTGGGTCCGCCTGTCAAAGAAGTTTGTGAGTGGAAAAGA GTATGGAAAGACTGGAAAAGCTGCATTCGTCAAAAGATTAACAATAACAGGCTGGAAGATTCAAATGCCTGCGGCAAAGGCTCGCTGTATCAGGATACACTCCCTGCTCTAGAGGATGCAGTGGCCGTGATCTGTGACTTGTATGATAAGCCCGACAGAGTAGTCGAATCTCGTCCAAAGGCACGGCCTGAAATTTCCAACCGTTTGCAACTGCAGGACATCAAGACCGACCACGACGAGGTCACAGCCACAGATGACG ATGATGAGGAAGAAGATGACTGCTCCAGCCGGATCAATGACAGACATATGGGCGTGAAATTGGAGCGCACTAGCACTTCGCAAACTCCATCTGCCAAAAAGCGCAAGCTGGTTCAAAATGATGTAAATGAATTAGAAATTGAACACGAGAGCACGGTGCCGATGCTAATGGACATTGCAAAGGAGCTGCGGGACATGAATAGACAAACTCGCTTGAACGCCCAGCGCACAGAAGCCAATACGGACGCGCTTTTGGCTCTAGGCACACAGATCTCAGACCTAATGCAGCAACAGCTCAAGGAGCGCAAGCGTCTTAATGCTATAATGGAGAAATTTGTTCTCAAAATCGAAACAACCGACTAA
- the LOC117193569 gene encoding uncharacterized protein LOC117193569, giving the protein MGKHRTAQQDAIFIAFMERHPMIAKNYLKGDKLAAEAAWKRLSKELNSVGPPVKEVCEWKRVWKDWKSCIRKKINNNRLEDSNACGKGSLYQDTLPALEDAVAVICDLYDKLDRVVESRPKARPEISNRLQLQDIKTEHDEVTATDDDDEEEDDCSSRINDRHMDVKLERTSTSQTPSAKKRKLVQNDVNELEIEHESTVPMLMDIAKELRDMNRQTRLNAQRTEANTDALLALGTQISDLMQQQLKERKRLNAIMEKFVLKIETTD; this is encoded by the exons AT GGGCAAACACAGAACTGCGCAGCAAGATGCCATATTCATCGCATTTATGGAGAGACACCCAATGATAGCCAAAAACTACCTCAAGGGTGATAAGCTGGCAGCTGAAGCCGCCTGGAAGCGGCTTTCAAAGGAGTTAAATAGCGTGGGTCCGCCTGTCAAAGAAGTTTGTGAGTGGAAAAGA GTATGGAAAGACTGGAAAAGCTGCATTCGTAAAAAGATTAACAATAACAGGCTGGAAGATTCAAATGCCTGCGGCAAAGGCTCGCTGTATCAGGATACACTCCCTGCTCTAGAGGATGCAGTGGCCGTGATCTGTGACTTGTATGATAAGCTCGACAGAGTAGTCGAATCTCGTCCAAAGGCACGTCCTGAAATTTCCAACCGTTTGCAACTGCAGGACATCAAGACCGAGCACGACGAGGTCACAGCCACAGATGACG ATGATGAGGAAGAAGATGACTGCTCCAGCCGGATCAATGACAGACATATGGACGTGAAATTGGAGCGCACTAGCACTTCGCAAACTCCATCTGCCAAAAAGCGCAAGCTGGTTCAAAATGATGTAAATGAATTAGAAATTGAACACGAGAGCACGGTGCCGATGCTAATGGACATTGCAAAGGAGCTGCGGGACATGAATAGACAAACTCGCTTGAACGCCCAGCGCACAGAAGCCAATACGGACGCGCTTTTGGCTCTAGGCACACAGATCTCAGACCTAATGCAGCAACAGCTCAAGGAGCGCAAGCGTCTTAATGCTATAATGGAGAAATTTGTTCTCAAAATCGAAACAACCGACTAA
- the LOC117193516 gene encoding uncharacterized protein LOC117193516, with amino-acid sequence MGKHRTAQQDAIFIAFMERHPMIAKNYLKGDKLAAEAAWKRLSKELNSVGPPVKEVCEWKRVWKDWKSCIRKKINNNRLEDSNACGKGSLYQDTLPALEDAVAVICDLYDKPDRVVESRPKARPEISNRLQLQDIKTDHDEVTATDDDDEEEDDCSSRINDRHMGVKLERTSTSQTPSAKKRKLVQNDVNELEIENESTVPMLMDIAKELRDMNRQTRLNAQRTEANTDALLALGTQISDLMQQQLKERKRLNAIMEKFVLKIETTD; translated from the exons AT GGGCAAACACAGAACTGCGCAGCAAGATGCCATATTCATCGCATTTATGGAGAGACACCCAATGATAGCCAAAAACTACCTCAAGGGTGATAAGCTGGCAGCTGAAGCCGCCTGGAAGCGGCTTTCAAAGGAGTTAAATAGCGTGGGTCCGCCTGTCAAAGAAGTTTGTGAGTGGAAAAGA GTATGGAAAGACTGGAAAAGCTGCATTCGTAAAAAGATTAACAATAACAGGCTGGAAGATTCAAATGCCTGCGGCAAAGGCTCGCTGTATCAGGATACACTCCCTGCTCTAGAGGATGCAGTGGCCGTGATCTGTGACTTGTATGATAAGCCCGACAGAGTAGTCGAATCTCGTCCAAAGGCACGTCCTGAAATTTCCAACCGTTTGCAACTGCAGGACATCAAGACCGACCACGACGAGGTCACAGCCACAGATGACG ATGATGAGGAAGAAGATGACTGCTCCAGCCGGATCAATGACAGACATATGGGCGTGAAATTGGAGCGCACTAGCACTTCGCAAACTCCATCTGCCAAAAAGCGCAAGCTGGTTCAAAATGATGTAAATGAATTAGAAATTGAAAACGAGAGCACGGTGCCGATGCTAATGGACATTGCAAAGGAGCTGCGGGACATGAATAGACAAACTCGCTTGAACGCCCAGCGCACAGAAGCCAATACGGACGCGCTTTTGGCTCTAGGCACACAGATCTCAGACCTAATGCAGCAACAGCTCAAGGAGCGCAAGCGTCTTAATGCTATAATGGAGAAATTTGTTCTCAAAATCGAAACAACCGACTAA